The Syntrophobacterales bacterium DNA window TACCGCATCTGCTCGCGCTGCATCAACCGGGTAATCATCTCCGGCGAGGGGATCAAAATCACGCAGCTCGACTACATGATTGTCTGAAAGGCGTCGGGATCGCGGGAGCTTGAGTACAAATTGTCTTAAAGGGGGGAAATTCATGGACATGATCGTCGCTTACGACATTGCCGACCCGAAGCGCTTGGCCCGGATCGCGAAAATCATGAAGGATTACGGCATTCGGGTGCAGAAGTCCATCTTCGAGGTGACCGCGCGGGGTGGGGTGTTCGAGCAGATGCGTCGCCGGGTCGAGGCGGTCATCGTCCCTGCAAAGGACGGCGTGAAATATTTCCCGCTCTGCGAAAAATGCGCGGGAAAAGTCGAGATCATCGGCCAGGGGATATTTATCGATCCCGACCAGGAATTTTACATTTATTGATGCTGTAAGCAAAACCGAAAACGCAAAGAAATGGAGAAATGAAGATGAAGAATGCTATGAAGACGGTGAGGGAGATGGAGGGAAAAATATCGTTTTCAGTACCGACGGGATCAATCTCATCGATCCGACCGGCAACAGAAACCCCGTCATGTCAACCGACCAGGTGATTGCAAAGGCCAAAAAGAGCTATTGGAGAACTGCCGGTTGGGGTGTCGCATTCGGCATCGTTGGTATTATCCCGAGTTTGATCAACGTCTCGAACACAAACGACAAAATCCAGGCGGATTATGAATCACGGATGCTCAAAAGTGGAAATCTCGTCGCGGATGGCCAGACGGCCGGTCTCGTCTTTTTTAACGTTCCCGACAACATCAGCAATTTGTCGGGCTGGAAAGTCGCCCTGATCCTGAAGGACGTTGAAACTTCATCCGATATTGTCTTGGAACACGGCATATCCGGGACGATCGTTTCGCCGAAGGAAAGAAAAGAAGAGCAAAATAAGGAGCTTGAAGAAACAAAGGGGGAAGTAAAATGATCGATCCACCAAAGCGGGCCGGGGAGAGCCCCTGAATGCTGGTCGCGACAAAGAAATGTATCTCTGCCCCCGGTTTTTATAGGTTGTCGCGGCTGCGCGGCTGTGGTATGAAGAATCGAGACTTGTGTGGAAACATTGCAATTTTTTACCATGTAGAGATAATCGCGTATTCTACCCGGCATGATAATCCACCGGCGCAACCGCACTGGGATTCCGGAAGACATGGAATTCAGGCTGTTTTCCCGCCGTGACGTTTTTTACGGAGCGTGACGATGCTGTACGGCCGTTATACCTTTTCTCTTGCCTTCACCGACGACGCGATCCTGCCTGAATACAAGGGCTCGACCTTTCGCGGGATCTTCGGCCATTCCCTGAAAAAGGTGGTCTGCGCACTGAAACTCCAGGGGTGCGCTGATTGCCTGCTAAAAGAAAAATGCGTGTATTTCAGAATATTTGAATTGCCAGCGGGGGATCTTACTGCGGATCGAGCCCCTTCCGATGACACACATTTTGCGTCAAAGAACCGCATCGCGGCCCCTCCCCATCCCTACGTTATCGAGCCGCCCGACGAATCCCGCACAAAATACGCCGGAGGCGAAGAGATCAATTTCACGCTGCTGCTGTTCGGACAGGCCAACGAGGATCTGCCTTATTTCATCTACGCCTTTCGGGAAATGGGCTCAATCGGGGTGGGCAAAGCGGTGAACGGCAAGCGCGCCTCCTTCGACCTCAAACGGGTGGCCGCGGGGGAGCGGGTTATCTATGAAAGCGGGGGCAAAATGATCCACGCGGGCCCCTTCGCCGAGGAGCTGTCCGTGGGGGCGCCGACGCCCGCCTCAAAGATTACCCTGCGGCTCGCAACCCCGCTGCGGCTGAAATTTGAAAACAATCTCAAGGCGGAGCTGCCGTTTCATGTTCTGGTGAGAGCGATGCTCCGCCGGATCTCGTCGCTGGAAAATTCCCACGGCGCGTGGGAACCTCCCCTCGATTACCGGGGCTTAGTGGCGAGGGCGCAGCTTGTCGCAACGGAATCGTCTCCTGTCAAGTGGTTCGACTGGAAACGCTACTCCAACCGTCAGGATCAGGCGATGCTGATGGGGGGAATGAGCGGGGATGTTTGCTATTCCGGAGACCTTTCCGAATTCATTCCGCTGATCCGTTTCTGCGAAAAGACCCATCTGGGAAAGCAGACAACCTTTGGCTTGGGAAAGATCGCGCTGCTGCCTTTCGTAGAGGGGGCTCTATGAAAAACATCCTGCTTGCCGGTGTCGGCTTAAGCCCGCAAGTTGTTACGGAGACGCTCTACGCCCTCCACCAGCAGGGAAAGCGCGTGGACGCGATCCACCTGATCACCACCAGAGCGGGCAAGGCTGCCGTCGCGGCGTCGCTTCTTTCTCCCGCCGAC harbors:
- the cas6 gene encoding CRISPR system precrRNA processing endoribonuclease RAMP protein Cas6, whose protein sequence is MLYGRYTFSLAFTDDAILPEYKGSTFRGIFGHSLKKVVCALKLQGCADCLLKEKCVYFRIFELPAGDLTADRAPSDDTHFASKNRIAAPPHPYVIEPPDESRTKYAGGEEINFTLLLFGQANEDLPYFIYAFREMGSIGVGKAVNGKRASFDLKRVAAGERVIYESGGKMIHAGPFAEELSVGAPTPASKITLRLATPLRLKFENNLKAELPFHVLVRAMLRRISSLENSHGAWEPPLDYRGLVARAQLVATESSPVKWFDWKRYSNRQDQAMLMGGMSGDVCYSGDLSEFIPLIRFCEKTHLGKQTTFGLGKIALLPFVEGAL
- the cas2 gene encoding CRISPR-associated endonuclease Cas2, which translates into the protein MDMIVAYDIADPKRLARIAKIMKDYGIRVQKSIFEVTARGGVFEQMRRRVEAVIVPAKDGVKYFPLCEKCAGKVEIIGQGIFIDPDQEFYIY